One stretch of Asterias rubens unplaced genomic scaffold, eAstRub1.3, whole genome shotgun sequence DNA includes these proteins:
- the LOC117305857 gene encoding 14-3-3-like protein 1: MSGEGGNKREEWVQRAKLAEQAERYDDMAEAMKSVTQDFGDSSVLSNEERNLLSVAYKNVVGARRSSWRVISSIEQKSDSSDRKKEMAKVYREKIEKELNEICKDVLTLLDEKLIKEKVSDEKGESKVFYLKMKGDYYRYLAEVAHADKAEITEQSKQAYDKAFKFSCSEMQPTHPIRLGLALNFSVFYYEIVNNPTEACKLAKQAFDEAIAELDSLQEDSYKDSTLIMQLLRDNLTLWTSDTNEGEEQVDAD; this comes from the exons ATGTCGGGTGAGGGTGGAAATAAAAGAGAAGAGTGGGTACAACGTGCCAAGCTTGCTGAGCAAGCAGAGCGATATGATGACATGGCAGAAGCCATGAAAAGTGTGACACAAGATTTCGGAGATTCATCGGTTCTGTCTAACGAAGAGAGGAATCTACTTTCAGTCGCCTACAAAAATGTCGTTGGGGCTCGGCGTTCGTCTTGGAGGGTTATCAGTAGCATCGAGCAGAAGTCAGACAGCAGTGATAGAAAAAAGGAAATGGCAAAGGTGTATCGGGAAAAGATTGAGAAAGAATTGAACGAAATCTGTAAAGATGTCCTG aCTTTGTTAGACGAAAAACTCATCAAAGAAAAAGTCTCCGATGAGAAGGGAGAAAGCAAAGTATTTTACCTAAAGATGAAGGGCGACTATTACCGGTACCTCGCAGAGGTAGCACACGCTGACAAAGCAG AAATCACTGAACAATCGAAACAAGCATACGACAAAGCATTCAAGTTCAGCTGTTCTGAAATGCAGCCAACACATCCTATCCGCCTTGGTCTGGCTCTCAATTTCTCAGTATTTTATTATGAAATTGTAAACAATCCAACCGAAGCGTGCAAGCTTGCCAAACAG GCATTCGATGAAGCCATCGCCGAACTGGATTCACTGCAGGAAGATTCATACAAGGATAGCACACTCATCATGCAGCTGTTAAGAGACAATCTCACG ttgTGGACGTCAGATACTAATGAGGGGGAGGAACAGGTTGATGCAGACTAG
- the LOC117305856 gene encoding mRNA turnover protein 4 homolog encodes MPKSKRDRKVSLTNTRKKGLELKQKLIEEVRGCVDKYARIFLFSVENMRNSKIKDVRNMWKHSRFFFGKNKVIAMALGKERESEYRDGLHMLSRRLQGNVGLLFTNESKEAVNEWFETFVEPDYARSGNLAKSTVVLDEGPLSQFSHSMEPHLRQLGLPTSLKKGVITLVGEHTVCKEGESLTPEQARILKLLGNTMVDFKIDLLGMWSNNGTFEDFKTSEITEATSYRTTQEDGSDGEQEEAESGEEEEEEDVEEE; translated from the exons ATGCCGAAGTCAAAAAGAGACAGAAAAG TGTCATTGACAAACACGCGGAAGAAAGGTCTGGAACTGAAGCAGAAGTTGATTGAAGAG GTTCGAGGATGTGTAGACAAGTACGCTAGAATCTTCCTCTTCTCTGTTGAAAACATGCGCAACAGTAAAATAAAAGACGTCAGAAACATGTGGAAACACAGCAG GTTCTTCTTTGGTAAGAACAAAGTGATCGCCATGGCCCTCGGTAAAGAAAGAGAAAGTGAATACAGAGACGGTTTGCACATGCTCAGTAGAAGACTGCAAGGCAATGTGGGATTGCTATTCACCAACGAATCCAAAGAGGCAGTTAATGA ATGGTTTGAGACGTTTGTAGAGCCCGATTATGCAAGATCAGGAAACCTAGCCAAGTCTACCGTGGTTCTTGATGAGGGACCACTCAGTCAGTTCTCTCACTCTATGGAACCTCATCTCAGACAGCTTGGACTTCCAACTTCACTAAAGAAAG GTGTAATAACGCTAGTTGGTGAACACACAGTGTGTAAAGAAGGAGAGTCCTTGACACCAGAACAGGCTAGAATACTG AAACTGCTAGGCAACAccatggttgatttcaagattGACCTCCTGGGCATGTGGTCCAACAACGGCACATTTGAAGATTTCAAAACTTCTGAGATCACAGAGGCAACAAGTTATAGAACAACACAGGAGGATGGAAGTGATGGGGAGCAGGAGGAGGCAGAGAgtggggaggaggaggaggaggaggatgtGGAGGAGGAATAG